From one Deinococcus sp. QL22 genomic stretch:
- a CDS encoding S8/S53 family peptidase, translating to MVPRMNHTARISLMALLLSACTGSPSSGPDPGAKPTITRFTAAPAALTAPGSITLAWEVSGATTLEIDGGVGSVTPPTLGSQNVNLVATTTYTLTARNAAGSATAKVTASLNARPFSYRIDSAVRPFTGSVTGWGGPRPVVAVRDAAGLTSAFVANELIALLGSQADLDALLTRTGAAVLDSYTEGAERTVLLRLDPAAVSLDSFTADANALGTPGESVFSSEEAARLLALVARETVGGLKVSANFLDQPQGVLLKTQEGGAVSGTADAFSRPEFSNAVSKPQVVQAWQFVAAHGISAPRRRVRVAIIDGGFWLNLDGTSLPDANGQGDLPPLPVQANFIGEGNASGLNPADCGEGNPCLYHGHGSASVAVGTLNNGAHAAGTGGQVADPMLLRSDLSTYSVKHAIDWAKGQGADVINMSFGGACGWWCHAGKDLAGYYDAFDRAHDAGIFLVASAGNGGKDKLGDDVEDESYEPCIISGVFCVGALGSPGQAYTNSAKPYSNYGGPVNLWAPTDIVAMPDGGSGGQSVIHNGTSASAPYVAGVAAMMKAMNPALNYGQMRDILQDTAWTDSPDPRVTRYLNAFEAVKKAADFRLPPDRFEANDAPASATALTPAQHDDLTIHAGSDVDRYRFTTTGPTEATLNFRHADGVGKVGFANYGLNKVVGCGDPIELANASVVNGRQVKYRLPAGDFSFVLAGGQPMPYDLGLSVNSRSILPDKYEFNAANVQTGNDTRAQASYIGDGGYLSSSLHVNTDVDFYTFYSRGNTNNITGTMKSLARVEGADGPLILRAFTSDGTPVGLDASSGDCADQARLVVPQGFITVAVSGSAAGEYSLWLGSTGEQHPVLSVKQLIYLILHPNVPVELTLREPTEHFLINKVSDLGLNSVELLGAGLHLTLYSEAGSLIAEGENFQGGAGERIELAQALSEQRYVLRVARALEGEADAGSALVPVKATLNIQTGR from the coding sequence ATGGTGCCCCGCATGAACCACACGGCGCGAATTTCCCTGATGGCTCTCCTGCTCTCCGCGTGCACTGGCTCGCCCTCATCCGGGCCGGATCCAGGCGCGAAACCCACTATCACCCGCTTTACCGCCGCGCCCGCCGCCCTGACCGCGCCCGGCTCCATCACGCTGGCCTGGGAGGTCAGTGGGGCGACCACGCTGGAGATTGACGGCGGCGTGGGAAGCGTCACGCCGCCCACCCTGGGCAGCCAGAACGTGAATCTGGTGGCCACGACCACCTACACCCTCACCGCCCGGAATGCAGCGGGGAGCGCCACAGCGAAGGTGACCGCCAGCCTGAACGCGCGGCCCTTCAGTTACCGCATCGATTCCGCCGTGAGGCCCTTCACCGGTAGTGTGACGGGGTGGGGCGGCCCCCGCCCGGTGGTGGCAGTGCGCGACGCAGCGGGCCTGACGAGCGCCTTTGTCGCCAACGAACTGATTGCGCTGCTGGGAAGCCAAGCCGACCTCGACGCCCTTCTAACGCGCACCGGCGCCGCAGTGCTGGACAGCTATACCGAGGGTGCCGAGCGCACCGTGCTGCTGCGTCTCGACCCTGCGGCGGTCAGCTTGGACAGTTTTACCGCTGACGCTAATGCCCTGGGTACGCCAGGTGAGAGCGTGTTTTCCAGTGAGGAGGCCGCGCGGCTGCTGGCGCTGGTCGCCCGTGAGACGGTGGGCGGCCTGAAGGTCAGCGCCAACTTCCTCGATCAGCCGCAAGGCGTGCTGCTGAAAACTCAGGAGGGCGGCGCTGTATCGGGCACTGCCGACGCCTTCTCCCGTCCTGAATTCAGCAACGCGGTCAGCAAGCCGCAGGTCGTGCAGGCTTGGCAGTTCGTGGCCGCGCACGGGATCAGCGCCCCTCGCCGCCGGGTTCGCGTGGCGATCATCGATGGAGGCTTCTGGCTGAACCTGGACGGCACCAGCCTGCCGGACGCGAATGGTCAGGGCGACTTGCCGCCTTTGCCGGTTCAGGCCAACTTCATCGGAGAGGGCAACGCCTCGGGCCTCAATCCGGCGGACTGCGGCGAGGGGAATCCCTGTCTCTACCACGGCCACGGCAGCGCCAGCGTGGCGGTGGGAACCCTCAACAACGGCGCCCACGCCGCAGGCACCGGCGGACAGGTAGCCGATCCGATGCTGCTCCGCAGCGACCTGAGCACCTACTCGGTCAAGCACGCCATCGACTGGGCCAAGGGACAGGGCGCCGACGTCATCAACATGAGCTTCGGGGGCGCGTGCGGGTGGTGGTGCCACGCGGGCAAGGACCTGGCAGGCTACTACGACGCCTTCGACCGGGCGCACGACGCGGGCATCTTCCTGGTCGCTTCGGCGGGCAACGGCGGCAAGGATAAGCTCGGCGACGACGTGGAGGACGAGAGTTACGAGCCCTGCATCATCAGCGGCGTGTTCTGTGTGGGCGCGCTGGGCAGTCCCGGACAGGCCTACACCAACAGCGCCAAGCCCTACTCCAACTACGGCGGCCCAGTCAACCTGTGGGCACCCACCGACATCGTGGCGATGCCCGACGGCGGCTCCGGGGGCCAGTCCGTGATCCACAACGGCACCAGCGCCTCAGCGCCTTACGTCGCCGGGGTCGCCGCGATGATGAAAGCGATGAATCCGGCCCTGAACTACGGCCAGATGCGGGACATCCTTCAGGACACGGCCTGGACCGACTCGCCTGACCCGCGCGTTACGCGCTACCTCAACGCCTTCGAGGCGGTGAAGAAGGCCGCCGACTTCCGGCTGCCCCCCGACCGCTTCGAGGCCAACGACGCACCCGCCTCGGCCACAGCCCTGACTCCGGCGCAGCACGACGACCTGACCATCCACGCGGGCAGCGACGTAGACCGCTACCGCTTCACCACTACCGGCCCCACCGAGGCCACCCTGAACTTCCGGCATGCCGACGGCGTGGGGAAGGTCGGCTTTGCGAACTACGGCCTGAATAAGGTGGTGGGCTGCGGCGACCCGATCGAACTGGCGAACGCCAGCGTCGTGAATGGCCGTCAGGTCAAGTACCGGCTGCCCGCCGGGGACTTCTCGTTCGTCCTGGCAGGCGGCCAGCCCATGCCCTATGACCTGGGACTCAGTGTGAACAGCCGCTCCATCCTGCCCGACAAGTACGAGTTCAACGCGGCCAACGTCCAGACCGGGAACGACACCCGGGCCCAGGCGTCGTATATCGGCGACGGGGGGTACCTCAGCTCTAGCCTGCACGTGAATACGGACGTCGATTTCTATACCTTTTACAGCCGGGGCAACACCAACAACATCACCGGCACGATGAAAAGCCTCGCCCGCGTTGAGGGCGCAGACGGTCCCCTGATCCTGCGGGCCTTCACGTCTGATGGCACGCCGGTCGGTCTGGACGCGTCCAGTGGGGACTGTGCCGACCAGGCGCGGCTGGTGGTGCCGCAGGGCTTTATCACGGTGGCCGTTAGTGGAAGCGCGGCAGGGGAGTACAGTCTGTGGCTCGGTTCGACCGGCGAGCAACACCCAGTGTTAAGCGTCAAGCAGCTGATTTACCTCATCCTGCACCCCAACGTACCCGTTGAGCTGACCTTGCGTGAGCCGACCGAACACTTCCTGATCAACAAGGTCAGCGACCTGGGCCTCAACAGCGTGGAACTGCTGGGCGCGGGCCTGCACCTCACCCTCTACAGCGAGGCGGGCAGCCTGATCGCGGAGGGCGAGAACTTCCAAGGCGGTGCGGGCGAACGCATCGAACTGGCACAGGCCCTCTCCGAACAGCGGTACGTGCTGCGCGTCGCGCGGGCACTGGAAGGCGAAGCGGACGCGGGCAGCGCACTGGTTCCCGTCAAGGCCACCCTGAACATCCAGACCGGACGCTGA
- a CDS encoding zinc ribbon domain-containing protein, producing MDGGSMDGFPEDSAVGGRLRYRLCPHCLRAVPASSDERYCVNDGTRLLEGCPVCQRFISSPYAHFCAACGHPFALPAREAPS from the coding sequence GTGGACGGCGGTTCAATGGACGGCTTCCCGGAAGACAGCGCAGTGGGTGGGCGCCTGCGCTACCGCCTGTGCCCTCACTGCCTCAGGGCAGTGCCTGCCAGTTCAGACGAGCGGTACTGCGTCAATGACGGCACACGGCTGCTGGAAGGCTGCCCAGTGTGCCAGCGGTTCATCTCCTCCCCCTATGCCCACTTCTGTGCGGCCTGCGGACACCCCTTCGCGCTCCCTGCTCGGGAAGCACCCAGTTGA
- a CDS encoding RICIN domain-containing protein: MLRIIAPRRTVLLAALAFLAASAQSNAQSPAYYRLQLKSNGHYLDAAHCTTRVTLNPGSTYAGGACQAWRFIPAGGGWFRLQLKSGGQFLDANYCSSPIGLNPGSTYAGGACQLWRLVPAGNGWSRLQLKVNGQYLDADHCTTTLALNPGSTYANGDCQLWRLVPVSVRID, translated from the coding sequence CGCCCTCGCCTTTTTGGCGGCCAGTGCCCAGTCAAACGCCCAGTCACCGGCGTATTACCGCCTTCAGCTCAAGTCGAACGGACATTACCTCGACGCCGCGCACTGCACGACCCGGGTCACGCTAAATCCGGGATCCACCTACGCGGGCGGCGCGTGTCAGGCTTGGCGCTTCATTCCCGCAGGCGGGGGCTGGTTCCGCCTTCAGCTCAAGTCGGGCGGGCAGTTTCTGGACGCCAATTACTGTTCTTCCCCGATCGGTCTGAATCCGGGGTCGACTTATGCAGGCGGGGCCTGCCAGTTGTGGCGGCTGGTCCCGGCGGGCAACGGCTGGAGCCGCCTGCAGCTCAAGGTGAACGGCCAGTACCTTGATGCCGATCACTGCACGACTACCCTGGCCCTGAATCCCGGTTCGACCTACGCGAACGGCGATTGTCAGTTGTGGCGGCTGGTGCCTGTATCCGTCCGCATCGATTGA